The proteins below come from a single Saccharopolyspora sp. SCSIO 74807 genomic window:
- a CDS encoding ESX secretion-associated protein EspG — protein sequence MSIGPLAAAYLCERFDSHLHPLLRVGRLAGEPSDADRSRASELGRQDLVERGYLDRDELHPFLEQAWNLLARPPFAVGLAVRAARGTSFNAVHVEHGRATVRAYQEDGEDNDDLRDIVLSLHEFGGPTGNAVELIGKPSAGKSGSASVPTRLLDNVSKRMRANPSASLLSALNASGVRSADARVLSTVLTAERELDGVFTVRAHDHRVGRTHRAPNSLSFFTSADGCYLTQKKESGDGQEWFTVAPADQRKLSASIDGLSKTVTAAPR from the coding sequence ATGTCGATCGGACCGCTCGCCGCCGCCTACTTGTGCGAGCGGTTCGACAGCCACCTGCACCCGCTGCTGCGCGTCGGGCGGCTGGCCGGCGAACCCAGCGATGCGGATCGCTCCCGGGCTTCCGAACTCGGCAGACAAGACCTCGTCGAGCGCGGCTACCTGGATCGCGACGAGCTGCACCCGTTCCTGGAACAGGCGTGGAACCTGCTGGCCCGGCCGCCGTTCGCGGTCGGACTCGCGGTGCGCGCCGCGCGGGGAACATCGTTCAACGCCGTGCACGTCGAACACGGCCGCGCGACCGTGCGCGCCTACCAGGAAGACGGGGAAGACAACGACGACCTGCGGGACATCGTGCTGAGCCTGCACGAATTCGGCGGCCCGACCGGCAACGCGGTCGAGCTGATCGGCAAGCCCAGCGCGGGCAAGAGCGGCAGTGCCAGCGTGCCGACGCGCCTGCTGGACAATGTCTCGAAGCGGATGCGCGCGAACCCGTCGGCGAGCTTGCTATCCGCGCTGAACGCATCCGGCGTCCGCAGCGCGGACGCGCGCGTGCTGTCCACAGTGCTCACCGCGGAGCGGGAGCTCGACGGCGTGTTCACGGTCCGCGCGCACGACCACCGCGTGGGCCGCACGCATCGCGCGCCGAATTCGCTGTCGTTCTTCACTTCCGCCGACGGCTGCTACCTGACGCAGAAGAAGGAGTCCGGCGACGGTCAGGAATGGTTCACCGTCGCACCCGCCGACCAGCGCAAACTCTCGGCGAGCATCGACGGGCTGAGCAAGACCGTCACCGCGGCGCCGCGCTGA
- a CDS encoding LacI family DNA-binding transcriptional regulator, with the protein MATISDVAARAGVSTATVSRALNGKSTVDPELAARVSAAADELGYRPNGPARNLRKQETAVLALIISDVENPFFTAISRGVEDIAHAAGYSVVLCNSDDDPAKEREYINVALQERVAGVLLSPTGRGDSASLLNSHQTPSVALDRPLPDGGGDTVLVDSRKAAESATLHLAGQGYKRLGCLTGPYGVPTADDRLSGFEDGLRTARLTGGPEWVRRSEFRAQGAARAARELLVQDERPDGLLVANNAMAVGVLRTLAELELRPGKDVGVIAFDDAPWTTLLDPPLTVVAQPAYDMGAIGAQLLLSRIGGDHIEATTKTLSARLVTRGSTQQEP; encoded by the coding sequence GTGGCGACGATCAGCGACGTGGCGGCGAGGGCCGGTGTCTCCACGGCCACGGTCTCCCGCGCGCTCAACGGCAAGAGCACGGTCGACCCGGAGCTCGCGGCGCGGGTGAGCGCGGCGGCCGACGAACTCGGATACCGCCCGAACGGCCCGGCCCGCAACCTGCGCAAGCAAGAGACCGCGGTGCTGGCACTGATCATCTCCGACGTGGAGAACCCGTTCTTCACCGCGATCTCGCGCGGCGTGGAGGACATCGCGCACGCGGCGGGCTACTCGGTGGTGCTGTGCAACTCCGACGACGATCCGGCCAAGGAGCGCGAATACATCAACGTGGCGTTGCAGGAGCGGGTCGCTGGCGTGCTGCTGTCCCCGACGGGGCGCGGCGACAGCGCGTCGCTGCTCAACAGCCATCAGACTCCGTCGGTGGCGCTGGACCGGCCACTGCCCGACGGGGGCGGCGACACGGTGCTCGTCGACTCCCGCAAAGCCGCGGAGAGCGCGACGCTGCACCTGGCCGGGCAGGGCTACAAGCGCCTCGGCTGCCTCACCGGGCCGTACGGGGTGCCCACTGCGGACGACCGGCTGTCGGGTTTCGAGGACGGCTTGCGGACGGCGCGGCTGACCGGTGGACCGGAGTGGGTGCGCCGCTCGGAGTTCCGCGCGCAGGGCGCCGCGCGCGCCGCCCGCGAGCTGCTGGTGCAGGACGAGCGCCCGGACGGGCTGCTGGTGGCGAACAACGCGATGGCGGTCGGGGTGCTGCGGACCCTCGCCGAGCTGGAGCTGCGGCCCGGCAAGGACGTCGGGGTGATCGCGTTCGACGACGCGCCGTGGACGACGCTGCTGGATCCGCCGCTGACGGTGGTCGCGCAGCCCGCTTACGACATGGGCGCCATCGGGGCGCAGCTGCTGCTCAGCCGCATCGGCGGCGACCACATCGAGGCGACGACCAAGACCCTGTCGGCTCGTCTGGTCACGCGCGGCAGCACGCAGCAGGAGCCATGA
- a CDS encoding L-fucose/L-arabinose isomerase family protein, with protein sequence MARIGVVGISDGRDHVHARNAEFIQTKQDALVRSLQSAGHEVVAGRSLVATNVQASSVAREVAAADVDVTVFYYTVWAFPHFTMLAADATRSPLVLVASTDPTEPGLVGMLAAGGALDQIGRKHTRAWGAPDDASLAETIGVQATAAAAVKSLHGSTFGRFGGRPMGMNTAVANTDQWARQFGIDVEEIDQYELVLRADKADANEARKGREWIEQYAAGVHYDGKKLTPELLERQIRSYQAVRDIIAERNLDFSGIKAQPELTENFATMDVTEAFLNDPYDWNGPKDTHVCATEADMDGALTMQLFKQVARTPVLFADVRHYHGDRDIWDLCNSGQHATWFAGRSDDPAENLSKVNFYPEVFFFPAGGASVQHIAAPGQMTLGRLTRESGEYRLQLMLGEFENYDAATNQQLVDQSTPEWPHAFARLDTPGEVFLSNFGANHIHAVPGDYRAEMRAVAEQLGVRLDEWTRG encoded by the coding sequence GTGGCCCGCATCGGTGTTGTCGGCATTTCCGACGGCCGTGATCACGTGCACGCGCGCAACGCGGAGTTCATCCAGACCAAGCAGGACGCACTGGTGCGTTCCCTGCAGTCCGCCGGGCACGAGGTCGTCGCCGGGCGCTCGCTGGTCGCCACCAACGTGCAGGCGAGCTCGGTGGCCCGGGAAGTCGCCGCCGCCGACGTCGACGTCACCGTCTTCTACTACACCGTCTGGGCGTTCCCGCACTTCACGATGCTGGCAGCGGACGCGACGCGGAGCCCGCTGGTGCTGGTCGCCAGCACCGACCCGACCGAGCCCGGCCTGGTGGGGATGCTGGCCGCAGGCGGCGCGCTGGACCAGATCGGGCGCAAGCACACACGCGCGTGGGGCGCGCCGGACGACGCATCGCTCGCCGAGACCATCGGGGTCCAAGCCACCGCGGCCGCCGCGGTGAAATCGCTGCACGGGTCCACGTTCGGCCGGTTCGGCGGGCGGCCGATGGGCATGAACACCGCTGTCGCCAACACCGACCAGTGGGCGCGGCAGTTCGGCATCGACGTCGAGGAGATCGACCAGTACGAACTCGTGCTGCGCGCGGACAAGGCCGACGCCAACGAAGCCCGCAAGGGCCGCGAGTGGATCGAGCAGTACGCGGCGGGGGTGCACTACGACGGCAAGAAGCTCACCCCCGAGCTGCTGGAGCGCCAGATCCGGTCCTACCAGGCGGTGCGGGACATCATCGCCGAGCGCAACCTCGACTTCTCCGGGATCAAGGCGCAGCCCGAGCTGACCGAGAACTTCGCGACGATGGACGTCACCGAAGCGTTCCTCAACGACCCGTACGACTGGAACGGGCCGAAGGACACGCACGTGTGCGCGACCGAGGCCGACATGGACGGCGCGCTGACGATGCAGCTGTTCAAGCAGGTCGCGCGGACTCCGGTGCTGTTCGCCGACGTGCGGCACTACCACGGCGACCGGGACATCTGGGACCTGTGCAACTCCGGGCAGCACGCCACCTGGTTCGCCGGGCGCAGCGACGACCCGGCGGAGAACCTCTCGAAGGTCAACTTCTACCCGGAGGTGTTCTTCTTCCCCGCCGGTGGGGCGTCCGTGCAGCACATCGCCGCGCCCGGGCAGATGACGCTGGGCAGGCTCACCCGCGAATCCGGTGAGTACCGGCTGCAGCTGATGCTCGGCGAGTTCGAGAACTACGACGCGGCGACCAACCAGCAGCTCGTCGACCAGTCCACGCCGGAATGGCCGCACGCCTTCGCGCGGCTGGACACCCCGGGCGAAGTGTTCCTGTCCAACTTCGGCGCCAACCACATCCACGCGGTGCCCGGCGACTACCGCGCCGAGATGCGGGCCGTGGCCGAGCAGCTCGGGGTGCGCCTCGACGAGTGGACCCGCGGCTAG
- a CDS encoding FGGY-family carbohydrate kinase — MAEGVLIGIDIGTSSSKGVLVSTDGRILARATRPHETSYPHPGWVEHDAESVWWADFRAIVGELVPAAEGRSIEGLGVSGIGPVLLPADGDGNPLRQAILYGVDTRATAEIAELTEEFGADEILRRGGSALTSQAVGPKIRWLAKNEPEVYARTEKLLMCSSYLVHRLTGRYVLDHHSASQCDPLYDLGERAWSKEWAQRVAPDLPLPELAWPTEVVGRVGAAAAAETGLPEGLPVTAGTIDAWAEATSAGVREPGDVMLMYGTTMFFVQVLTDPRPHPALWGTCGVFPGTYTLAAGMATSGAVTDWLRRFVDGDFGELVQQASGAPAGSRGLLLLPYFAGERTPIFDPDARGVLMGLTTSHGRAEVYRAALEGIGYGVRHNLEAMADAGGRAGRLVAVGGGTQGGLWTQIVSDISGQEQQIPSETVGAAFGDALMAGVGTGTAVNEREWNPVARTVLPDPSATERYDAFYRHYLDLYKSTVDTQHFLADQQRAAD, encoded by the coding sequence ATGGCTGAGGGCGTGCTGATCGGCATCGACATCGGGACCTCGAGTTCCAAAGGGGTGCTGGTCAGCACCGACGGGCGGATCCTGGCCCGGGCGACCAGGCCGCACGAGACCTCCTACCCGCATCCCGGCTGGGTCGAGCACGACGCGGAATCGGTGTGGTGGGCCGATTTCCGGGCGATCGTCGGCGAGCTGGTGCCCGCCGCGGAAGGCCGCAGCATCGAAGGACTCGGCGTCAGCGGGATCGGGCCGGTGCTGCTGCCCGCCGACGGGGACGGGAATCCGCTGCGCCAAGCGATCCTCTACGGCGTGGACACCCGGGCGACCGCCGAGATCGCCGAACTCACCGAGGAGTTCGGGGCCGACGAGATCCTGCGCCGGGGCGGGTCCGCGCTGACCAGCCAGGCCGTGGGGCCGAAGATCCGGTGGCTGGCCAAGAACGAGCCGGAGGTCTACGCGCGCACCGAGAAGCTGCTGATGTGCAGCTCCTACCTGGTGCACCGGCTCACCGGGCGGTACGTGCTCGACCACCACTCGGCCAGCCAGTGCGACCCGCTCTACGACTTGGGCGAACGCGCCTGGTCGAAGGAGTGGGCGCAGCGCGTCGCGCCGGACCTGCCGCTGCCGGAGCTGGCCTGGCCCACCGAGGTCGTCGGGCGCGTCGGCGCGGCGGCCGCCGCCGAGACGGGGCTACCGGAAGGGCTGCCGGTCACCGCCGGAACCATCGACGCGTGGGCGGAGGCCACCAGCGCGGGCGTGCGCGAGCCCGGTGACGTGATGCTGATGTACGGGACCACGATGTTCTTCGTGCAGGTGCTCACCGACCCGCGGCCGCACCCGGCGTTGTGGGGCACCTGCGGAGTTTTCCCGGGCACCTACACGCTGGCGGCGGGCATGGCGACCTCCGGTGCGGTGACCGATTGGTTGCGGCGGTTCGTGGACGGGGACTTCGGGGAGCTGGTGCAACAGGCGTCCGGCGCGCCCGCGGGGAGCCGGGGGCTGCTGCTGTTGCCGTACTTCGCCGGTGAGCGGACGCCGATCTTCGACCCGGACGCGCGGGGCGTGCTGATGGGGCTCACCACCAGCCACGGGCGTGCCGAGGTGTACCGGGCGGCGCTGGAAGGAATCGGGTACGGCGTGCGGCACAACCTCGAGGCGATGGCCGATGCCGGTGGCCGCGCCGGGCGACTGGTCGCGGTCGGCGGCGGTACGCAGGGCGGGCTGTGGACGCAGATCGTCTCCGACATCTCCGGGCAGGAGCAGCAGATTCCGAGCGAGACCGTGGGCGCGGCGTTCGGCGATGCGCTGATGGCCGGGGTCGGCACGGGCACGGCGGTCAACGAGCGGGAGTGGAACCCAGTGGCGCGCACCGTCCTTCCCGACCCCTCCGCAACCGAGCGCTACGACGCCTTCTACCGCCACTACCTGGACCTCTACAAGTCCACTGTGGACACCCAGCACTTCCTGGCCGACCAGCAGCGCGCCGCCGACTGA
- a CDS encoding SDR family oxidoreductase: MKRIDAFVTGGTGFIGRWLLPELTGGGRRVAVLLRDNPDGRHRLAELREWVEARGGRSDLLHGLAGDLTRDDLGMDPADLALARTASQVFHLGAAMSFGLPAEQARQVNVRGSERVAELAASGSSLDRLVLISGFQHRRSSKLATSRYHDSKLTADARVRDIAEATGVPLTRVHPASVTGDSRTGQTSQFWGWPDLVQALHRGRLPIVPGVRDHRLPLVAVDHLAKFLAGAPELAETAGGQYWLLHDTPPLADLLRIVADELGVATPRLRVPIPLAAMSLQAGLDRWTGISAEALTFLTAQDLPVAEARRVESTLGLTQPDVAELARVTARFLADHGFRPTAS, from the coding sequence ATGAAGCGAATCGACGCCTTCGTCACCGGCGGCACCGGGTTCATCGGCCGCTGGCTGTTGCCCGAGCTGACCGGCGGCGGCCGACGGGTGGCGGTGTTGCTGCGCGACAACCCGGACGGGCGCCACAGGTTGGCGGAACTGCGGGAATGGGTGGAAGCGCGGGGCGGCCGGAGCGACCTGCTGCACGGGCTGGCCGGAGATCTGACCCGTGATGATCTCGGGATGGACCCCGCTGACCTCGCGCTCGCCCGCACTGCGAGCCAGGTTTTCCACCTGGGCGCAGCGATGTCTTTCGGGCTGCCTGCCGAGCAGGCTCGGCAGGTCAACGTGCGCGGCTCCGAACGCGTCGCCGAACTGGCCGCCTCCGGCTCGAGCCTCGATCGGCTGGTGCTGATCAGCGGGTTTCAGCACCGGCGCTCGAGCAAGCTCGCCACCAGCCGGTACCACGACTCCAAACTCACGGCCGATGCGCGCGTCCGCGACATCGCCGAAGCGACGGGCGTCCCGTTGACCAGGGTGCATCCGGCTTCGGTGACCGGGGATTCGCGCACCGGGCAGACCTCCCAGTTCTGGGGCTGGCCGGACCTCGTCCAGGCGCTGCACCGCGGACGGCTCCCGATCGTGCCGGGCGTGCGTGATCACCGGTTGCCGCTGGTCGCGGTGGACCACCTCGCGAAGTTCCTGGCCGGTGCGCCGGAACTCGCGGAGACGGCCGGCGGGCAGTACTGGCTGCTGCACGACACTCCGCCGCTGGCCGATCTGCTGCGGATCGTCGCGGACGAGCTGGGTGTCGCCACGCCGCGGCTGCGCGTGCCGATCCCGCTGGCCGCGATGAGCCTGCAGGCCGGTCTCGACCGCTGGACCGGGATCAGCGCCGAAGCGCTGACCTTCCTCACCGCGCAGGACTTGCCGGTCGCCGAAGCTCGCCGCGTCGAGTCGACGCTCGGATTGACCCAGCCGGACGTGGCGGAGCTGGCACGGGTCACGGCACGCTTCCTCGCCGATCACGGCTTCCGGCCGACCGCGAGCTGA
- a CDS encoding TetR/AcrR family transcriptional regulator, with protein MATRGETRARVLVTARELFGRQGFHATGVNQVLAEAGAPKGSLYFHFPGGKNQLAAEAVGQGADELCRVIDEILARTPDPAQAVREFAALLAARLADSDFLDGCPIATVALDADADSESVRTACGAGYDRWLASIRDHLVQSGEDTAAAEELAVLVLSSLEGALLLARTRRDVAPLRQVADRIAALLAAEGR; from the coding sequence ATGGCGACGCGCGGCGAGACTCGAGCCCGGGTGCTGGTGACGGCACGCGAACTGTTCGGCAGGCAGGGCTTCCACGCGACCGGGGTCAACCAGGTCCTGGCCGAGGCGGGAGCTCCGAAGGGATCGCTCTACTTCCACTTCCCCGGCGGCAAGAACCAGTTGGCGGCCGAGGCGGTCGGGCAGGGCGCGGACGAACTGTGCCGGGTCATCGACGAGATCCTGGCGCGCACGCCGGATCCGGCGCAGGCCGTGCGGGAGTTCGCAGCTCTGCTCGCGGCGCGATTGGCCGATTCGGACTTCCTCGACGGCTGTCCGATCGCAACCGTCGCGCTCGATGCCGACGCGGACAGCGAGTCGGTTCGCACGGCGTGCGGGGCGGGCTACGACCGGTGGCTCGCGTCGATCCGCGATCACCTCGTGCAATCCGGCGAGGACACCGCGGCGGCCGAGGAGCTGGCGGTGCTCGTACTGTCCTCTTTGGAGGGTGCACTGCTGCTGGCGCGGACTCGCCGGGACGTGGCGCCGCTACGGCAGGTCGCGGACCGCATCGCAGCTCTGCTCGCGGCGGAGGGTCGGTGA
- a CDS encoding DNA recombination protein RmuC has protein sequence MGTGVLIAVVIVLMLLCAAALLLIWRLYTDSARRADEAMRMVEAERARAVEQQAALRRYEVAFASISGRGELGEQVLVETAKSLGLREGIHFSVQTDLAGGGSARPDMVLTVGGGRQVPVDAKASLAVWAEAMDTDDPQERSDALRVHVRNIRSRATELSGKGYQRWADAIYGTIMFVPSDAAVVTALDNDPSLLSWLLDKRVFLCGPTGFAVLASAALFAATERTIAEDIDQVRAQAVRAQRAASGAVEAVNLSSTHLQRFVSARRRELDALESFRGAVQPLAENAGNGSSELNTIRREEDGLVPTEQTDN, from the coding sequence ATGGGCACCGGCGTGCTGATCGCCGTCGTCATCGTGCTGATGCTGCTGTGCGCGGCGGCTCTGCTGCTGATCTGGCGGCTCTACACCGATTCCGCGCGCCGCGCGGACGAGGCGATGCGCATGGTGGAGGCGGAACGCGCCCGCGCGGTCGAGCAGCAGGCGGCGCTGCGGCGCTACGAGGTGGCGTTCGCGTCCATCTCCGGCCGCGGCGAGCTGGGCGAGCAGGTCCTGGTCGAGACGGCGAAGTCGCTGGGACTGCGGGAAGGGATCCACTTCAGCGTGCAGACCGACCTCGCCGGCGGCGGTTCCGCGCGGCCGGACATGGTGCTCACCGTCGGCGGCGGGCGGCAGGTCCCGGTGGACGCGAAGGCCAGCCTCGCGGTGTGGGCCGAGGCGATGGACACCGACGATCCGCAGGAGCGCAGCGATGCGCTGCGGGTGCACGTGCGCAACATCCGGTCCCGCGCCACCGAGTTGTCCGGGAAGGGCTACCAGCGCTGGGCGGACGCGATCTACGGCACGATCATGTTCGTACCGTCGGACGCGGCGGTGGTCACCGCGCTGGACAACGATCCGAGCCTGCTGTCGTGGCTGCTGGACAAGCGGGTCTTCCTGTGCGGGCCGACCGGTTTCGCCGTGCTGGCCTCGGCGGCGCTGTTCGCGGCGACCGAACGCACCATCGCCGAGGACATCGATCAGGTCCGCGCGCAGGCGGTCCGCGCGCAGCGCGCGGCCTCCGGCGCGGTCGAGGCGGTGAACCTCTCCAGCACCCACCTGCAGCGGTTCGTCTCCGCCCGCCGCCGCGAACTCGACGCGCTCGAGTCGTTCCGCGGCGCCGTGCAGCCGCTCGCGGAGAACGCGGGCAACGGCAGCAGCGAGCTCAACACGATCCGCAGGGAGGAGGACGGCCTGGTACCCACCGAACAAACCGACAACTGA
- a CDS encoding exonuclease SbcCD subunit D C-terminal domain-containing protein translates to MRLLHTSDWHVGRTFHGRDLLAEQETVLSGLADLVADEHVDVVVVAGDLYDRAVPSGEAVETCVRVLGRLRAAGAQLVVTPGNHDSAARVGAFAEFAAAGGLHLRTRISELHQPVLIDDEHGPVACYGIPYLEPDPAKQALNATAGVAGASEVAARGHTAVLTEAMNRIRADLATRAGGTRSVVLAHGFVTGGDASDSERTIAVGGVEQVPGSVFDGVDYVALGHLHGPQRLAEHLRYSGSPLAYSFSEARQRKSVWLVDLDAPGLSNVERRELPVPRELGTVEGTLEQLLTDPEHAELADRFLSVTLTDEVRPVDAMRRLQERFPHAVHLEWKPAGGRATAELHYSEAVRGRDDVALADGFVADCRGAEPSTGERSLLAEALRAVDVAEVRE, encoded by the coding sequence ATGCGGCTGCTGCACACCTCCGACTGGCACGTGGGACGCACGTTCCACGGCCGCGACCTGCTCGCCGAGCAGGAAACGGTGCTGTCCGGGCTGGCCGACCTGGTCGCGGACGAGCACGTCGACGTCGTGGTCGTGGCCGGCGACCTCTACGACCGCGCGGTGCCCTCCGGTGAAGCCGTGGAGACCTGCGTGCGGGTCCTCGGCCGGTTGCGGGCGGCGGGCGCGCAGCTGGTGGTCACCCCGGGCAACCACGACTCCGCCGCCCGCGTCGGGGCGTTCGCCGAGTTCGCGGCGGCCGGGGGGCTGCACCTGCGCACCCGCATCTCCGAACTGCACCAGCCGGTGCTGATCGACGACGAGCACGGTCCGGTCGCCTGCTACGGAATCCCTTACCTGGAACCGGATCCGGCCAAGCAGGCCCTGAACGCCACGGCCGGAGTCGCGGGCGCCTCCGAGGTCGCCGCGCGCGGGCACACCGCCGTGCTCACCGAGGCGATGAACCGCATCCGCGCCGACCTGGCCACCAGAGCGGGCGGAACGCGTTCGGTGGTGCTCGCGCACGGCTTCGTCACCGGCGGCGACGCCAGCGACTCCGAACGCACCATCGCCGTCGGGGGTGTCGAACAGGTGCCGGGCTCGGTCTTCGACGGCGTCGACTACGTCGCGCTGGGCCACCTGCACGGGCCGCAGCGACTGGCCGAGCACCTGCGGTATTCCGGCAGCCCGCTGGCCTACTCGTTCTCCGAGGCGCGGCAACGGAAATCGGTGTGGCTGGTGGACCTGGACGCACCTGGCCTGTCCAATGTGGAGCGCAGGGAGCTGCCGGTGCCGCGCGAGCTGGGCACCGTCGAAGGCACGTTGGAACAGCTGCTCACCGACCCGGAACACGCCGAGCTGGCGGATCGCTTCCTGTCCGTGACGCTGACCGACGAGGTCCGGCCGGTGGACGCGATGCGCAGGCTGCAGGAACGCTTCCCGCACGCGGTTCACCTGGAATGGAAACCCGCGGGCGGGCGCGCGACCGCCGAACTGCACTACTCCGAGGCGGTGCGCGGACGGGACGACGTGGCACTGGCGGACGGCTTCGTCGCCGACTGCCGCGGAGCCGAACCCTCCACGGGGGAACGCTCGCTGCTGGCCGAAGCGCTGCGCGCGGTGGACGTCGCGGAGGTGCGGGAATGA